A region of the Oceaniferula marina genome:
CCGAACCTCCTTTCCCATACGGGCGCTCTCAGCGACTAATGCGACTCCCAACCCGGCTTCCACCCCCAACCTCAAACTCGCAACCCCATCGAACTCACCTGCCACCTTGGCATTGATTCCCTGCTGCTTGAAATAGGTGGAAACCTCCTGCCAATATCCCGGATAATCCACACGCGACAACAATAGCAGACGCGTCTGATCCAGCTCACTGGCCTTGACCACTCGCTTGCGTGACAATGCATGTTCACGGGGAACCGCAAGAGCAAACGACTCCCGTCTCAAGGTTGTCCAATCGATATCCACCTCGCCGCTTGATACCCCGATAACCAAATCAAACCGGCCGTCACGCAATCCCGAAATCATTTCCTCACTGGTGCTGTCCGCAATCGTGATTCGGACACGCGCATGCATCTGGGCAAAACGCCCCATCGCCTGCTGTAACAACGCTCCTCCCAATGAAGGAGCATAGCCCACTCGTATTTCCTCACCATCCACCTCGCGTTGCATTTGCAACTCAATCCGATCCACCTGAGCCAACATCTCCTCACCCAAACGCTTAACCACCTCACCCGCGCGAGTCAGTTGAATCGATTTCGGCCCGCGATCAAATAAACTCCACCCGGTGTCGTTTTCAAACACCGCCATTTGTCGGCTCAAGGCTGGTTGGGTCAGTCTGAGCCGCTTTGCTGCCGCTGAAATATTCATATCATGACAAACCTCCACAAAATGCCTGAGATGCTCCATGTTCATGCCTGATCCTAGAATCAAATAATCTGATATTCAAGCATCAGATTTAGTTATACTAAGCATAACATCATGGAATTAGCCAAAACCAGCCATTCGGGACATATTCCAAGTATGACTTCAAGCACACAGCGAACCCCAGAAAAGATTCCATTGCCTGACTCCATCAGGATTCGGCGTTCCGATGATCGCGGACATATCAACCACGGCTGGCTCGATGCCCGCCATAGCTTTTCCTTCGGCAATTACTACGACCCGGACCACATGGGCTTTGGAAGTCTGCGGGTCATCAATGACGACCGTATTGCTCCGGGCAAAGGCTTTGATATGCATCCCCATTCGGCCATGGAAATATTTACTTACATCATTTCAGGAGAACTGGAACACCGGGACTCCATGGGAAATGGCCGAATCATCAAAGCCGGCGAGTTCCAATATATGTCCGCAGGCGATGGAGTCATGCACTCCGAATCCAATCCCTCGACAGAACAAAGCGTTCACTTGCTTCAAATCTGGATCACACCAAACCAATCTGGTGGGCCCCCTCTCTATGCCGACATGGATACCAACGCCCTGAAAAAGAAAAACAGCCTGAGTCTCTTTGCCTCTCGAGATGGCAGAAACGGATCCCAAACCATGCGACAGAATGCCGAAATCTTTTTTGGCCATCTCGAGAGTGGAGCAAAACCGTTCGTCCCACCGCAATCACCATTTGACCAACACTACCTTCACCTGATCAAAGGCCAACTCGACCTCGCCGGACACACGCTTCATCAGGGGGATGCAGCCATGATCCATGGAGCTACCCCTGGTATCGTCGCCAACGAAGATGCCGAGTTCCTTTATTTCAATCTCTCATCAACAAACCAACCACAAAAATAAGCATGAACATCCTATCCATCGGAGCTTCAAGCAGCTCCAAATCCATCAACCAACAATTCGCAGACTACGCAGCATCCACAATAGAACATGCCAAGCGTAGCAGCTATCCTCTCCGGGGAATTCAGATGCCCATCTACAGTGAAGATGAGGAATCACAACATGGCATTCCGCAAGAAGCGCAACAATTTCTCGATACCATCCACGCCCATGACGCCGTCATTCTCTCACTAGCAGAGCACAATGGATCGTACACAGCCGCATTCAAAAACCTGCTCGATTGGACCTCACGTATCAACCAAACCTTATGGTCGGAAAAACCCATGCTCCTGCTAAGCACCTCTCCCGGAGCACGCGGAGGGTCGTCGGTTTTGGCGGCGGCAACAGCAAGCTTCCCCCACCTGGGAGCCAACATCGTCGCAACGATGAGCTTACCCAGTTTTTATGAAAATTTCGGCGAGGATGGCATTACGAACAACGACCTCGCATCCCAACTCAACCAAGCCGTCAACGAGCTTATTCAATCTGTCACCACATCGT
Encoded here:
- a CDS encoding pirin family protein codes for the protein MELAKTSHSGHIPSMTSSTQRTPEKIPLPDSIRIRRSDDRGHINHGWLDARHSFSFGNYYDPDHMGFGSLRVINDDRIAPGKGFDMHPHSAMEIFTYIISGELEHRDSMGNGRIIKAGEFQYMSAGDGVMHSESNPSTEQSVHLLQIWITPNQSGGPPLYADMDTNALKKKNSLSLFASRDGRNGSQTMRQNAEIFFGHLESGAKPFVPPQSPFDQHYLHLIKGQLDLAGHTLHQGDAAMIHGATPGIVANEDAEFLYFNLSSTNQPQK
- a CDS encoding LysR family transcriptional regulator; the protein is MNMEHLRHFVEVCHDMNISAAAKRLRLTQPALSRQMAVFENDTGWSLFDRGPKSIQLTRAGEVVKRLGEEMLAQVDRIELQMQREVDGEEIRVGYAPSLGGALLQQAMGRFAQMHARVRITIADSTSEEMISGLRDGRFDLVIGVSSGEVDIDWTTLRRESFALAVPREHALSRKRVVKASELDQTRLLLLSRVDYPGYWQEVSTYFKQQGINAKVAGEFDGVASLRLGVEAGLGVALVAESARMGKEVRIKKVEPKPDPICVGVGCLLGRALEPWVEAFVEELKWAAR
- a CDS encoding NADPH-dependent FMN reductase, which encodes MNILSIGASSSSKSINQQFADYAASTIEHAKRSSYPLRGIQMPIYSEDEESQHGIPQEAQQFLDTIHAHDAVILSLAEHNGSYTAAFKNLLDWTSRINQTLWSEKPMLLLSTSPGARGGSSVLAAATASFPHLGANIVATMSLPSFYENFGEDGITNNDLASQLNQAVNELIQSVTTS